The Spirochaetota bacterium genome includes a region encoding these proteins:
- a CDS encoding type II toxin-antitoxin system HicB family antitoxin, which translates to MKKFLIVIEKARNNYSAYSPDLPGCVATGKTVKEVEKNMYEAIEFHLEGMREDKIPIPRPTALAEYVLIQ; encoded by the coding sequence ATGAAAAAATTTCTGATAGTCATCGAGAAAGCGAGGAACAATTATTCAGCATATTCCCCCGACCTTCCCGGTTGCGTTGCCACCGGGAAAACGGTTAAAGAAGTGGAAAAAAACATGTATGAGGCGATCGAGTTCCACCTGGAAGGCATGCGTGAGGATAAAATCCCGATCCCACGGCCGACCGCTCTCGCGGAATATGTGTTGATACAGTAA